From Kwoniella shandongensis chromosome 2, complete sequence, the proteins below share one genomic window:
- a CDS encoding septum formation protein Maf: MSRPNPVDATALPLPIFQKLANRRIILASASPRRKDILATMGLHPEVVPSTFAEDLPHSRFAGNLADYPISTGAEKAMEVYERLVKENERDPPDLVISADTVVIFPPEKDTAEGGSAHGEVSEVLEKPINKDDQAKVLGLMAGRNCEVITGVTIVYPSIEAPGFKVHSISCSTLVQFYDNSNEVIQAYVDSGEGLDRAGGFAIQGLGGILIERIDGNYDNCVGFPSAPFWRWMAELDEDGVFDEAWQ, encoded by the exons ATGTCAAGACCCAATCCCGTCGATGCGACagctcttccccttcccatcttccagaAGCTTGCGAACCGACGTATAATCCTCGCTTCAGCTAGTCCTAGACGGAAAGATATCCTAGCGACGATG GGACTCCATCCTGAGGTTGTACCTTCCACTTTTGCAGAAGACTTGCCTCATTCGCGATTCGCAGGAAATCTCGCTGATTATCCCATATCGACAGGAGcagagaag GCAATGGAGGTCTATGAAAGGTtggtgaaggagaacgaaCGTGATCCGCCAGATCTGGTGATTTCAG CCGACACTGTTgtcatcttccctcctgaAAAGGACACTGCCGAAGGCGGATCAGCTCATGGCGAAGTCTCCGAAGTACTCGAAAAGCCAATCAACAAAGATGAccag GCAAAAGTCTTGGGACTGATGGCTGGACGAAATTGCGAGGTCATAACGGGTGTCACGATAG TATATCCTAGTATAGAAGCCCCAGGATTCAAGGTCCA CTCAATTTCATGTTCCACCCTCGTTCAGTTTTACGACAACTCG AACGAGGTGATTCAAGCGTACGTGGACTCAGGAGAAGGCTTAGATAGAGCTGGAGGATTCGCGATCCAG GGGTTGGGAGGGATCTTGATAGAGCGTATAGATGGCAATTACGATAACTGTGTTGG GTTCCCCTCTGCGCCGTTCTGGCGATGGATGGCAGAACTTGACGAGGACGGTGTCTTTGACGAAGCGTGGCAATGA